From the genome of Terriglobales bacterium, one region includes:
- a CDS encoding DUF642 domain-containing protein translates to MRKLLQIGCVVVALATLVSVANADTTTNIVQNGTFQTTAPFNSWGYLTLWAGSTDLTGWTIGGDSIDVVSGSMWQAAPSGGNAIDLSGNATGLTSQLLNTVPVGSYWTISFYLAGNPDNTASKSVQVSFGSQSWVYTVAGGNTPQDMGWQLITISNIQVDNSPTALTFTSLTNSPWGPAIAGVSVVDPAAPSAVPEPGSMLLLGSGLMGVAGMAARKAKARKS, encoded by the coding sequence ATGCGTAAACTCTTGCAGATTGGCTGCGTGGTGGTGGCGCTGGCGACCCTGGTGTCGGTAGCCAACGCCGATACCACCACCAACATCGTGCAGAACGGGACGTTCCAGACGACGGCGCCGTTCAATTCCTGGGGTTACCTGACGCTATGGGCTGGGTCGACCGACCTTACCGGGTGGACTATCGGCGGGGACAGCATTGATGTCGTCAGCGGCAGCATGTGGCAAGCGGCGCCGAGCGGAGGCAATGCCATCGACCTCAGCGGCAATGCAACCGGCTTGACCAGCCAACTGCTCAACACAGTCCCAGTCGGATCCTACTGGACGATCAGCTTCTACCTGGCCGGTAACCCAGACAACACGGCATCCAAGAGTGTGCAGGTCAGCTTCGGCAGCCAGTCCTGGGTCTACACGGTCGCCGGCGGAAATACCCCGCAGGACATGGGATGGCAGCTGATTACGATCAGCAATATCCAGGTCGACAATAGCCCAACAGCGTTGACCTTCACGAGCCTGACCAACAGCCCTTGGGGGCCGGCAATCGCCGGCGTTTCGGTCGTAGACCCGGCCGCGCCGAGCGCTGTTCCCGAACCGGGCAGCATGCTGCTGCTGGGCTCGGGTCTGATGGGAGTGGCCGGAATGGCCGCACGGAAGGCCAAGGCAAGGAAGTCTTAA
- a CDS encoding ABC transporter permease: MPTTGVSAERIEIAAEAPASSVAVIAPSRGLSAVNLREIWEYRELLYFLAWRDIKVRYKQTALGAAWALLQPLFLMVIFTLLFGKVAKVPVPVPYPVFAFCGLLPWQLFAFGLSQSSNSLVSSQNLINKVFFPRLVIPISSILAGLLDFVIAFVLLLGMMAYYRIVPGMNALLLPLYVLFAVVASLTVGIWLSAVNVRYRDVQYTLGFLTQFWMLATPVGYPASAVPQQWRWILAVNPMASVVEGFRWALLGHGEKPNAMLAVSVGLVLLLLIGGLHYFRRVEKTFADIL; the protein is encoded by the coding sequence GTGCCGACCACCGGCGTGAGCGCAGAGAGAATCGAGATCGCGGCGGAGGCGCCGGCGTCGAGCGTGGCGGTGATTGCGCCGTCGCGCGGACTATCGGCGGTGAACCTGCGCGAGATTTGGGAATACCGCGAACTGCTCTACTTCCTGGCGTGGCGTGACATCAAAGTACGCTACAAGCAGACAGCCCTGGGGGCAGCTTGGGCGCTGCTGCAGCCGCTGTTCCTGATGGTGATCTTCACCCTGCTGTTTGGGAAAGTGGCAAAAGTCCCAGTGCCGGTGCCGTACCCGGTGTTTGCCTTCTGCGGCCTCTTGCCGTGGCAGCTTTTCGCATTTGGCCTTTCGCAATCGAGCAATAGCCTGGTGAGCAGCCAGAACCTGATCAACAAAGTATTCTTTCCACGGCTGGTGATCCCGATCTCGTCGATTCTTGCCGGGCTGTTGGATTTTGTGATCGCTTTCGTTCTGCTGCTGGGAATGATGGCATATTACCGTATCGTTCCGGGCATGAACGCGCTCCTGCTGCCGTTGTACGTCCTGTTCGCAGTGGTGGCTTCGTTGACCGTGGGCATCTGGCTGTCGGCGGTCAATGTTCGTTACCGGGACGTGCAATACACGCTGGGATTCTTGACCCAGTTCTGGATGCTGGCCACGCCGGTGGGGTACCCAGCGTCGGCGGTGCCGCAGCAATGGCGGTGGATCCTGGCGGTGAACCCTATGGCCTCGGTGGTGGAAGGATTCCGCTGGGCGCTGCTCGGGCATGGCGAAAAGCCGAACGCAATGTTGGCGGTCTCCGTGGGTCTGGTGCTGTTGCTGTTGATCGGCGGTCTTCACTATTTTCGGCGCGTGGAAAAGACCTTCGCGGATATTTTGTGA
- the asnB gene encoding asparagine synthase (glutamine-hydrolyzing), which produces DAEVHRGPNDWGVLYPDSVGNEPLLRREVEARGRGHDFQYASAGSGIQVVLGARRLSIIDLSEKARMPMGSADGRTWITYNGEIYNFRELRCELQQRGYRFRCDSDTEVLLHGYEEWGEGLLPRLRGMFACALLRTGEAPGLLLAKDRFGIKPLYYFADDERLLFASEVRSMMASGLVPQQHDVEAMVRFLQLGSVPLPLTTIRNLHALPAAHLLSCERRKVAVRKYWDLHQCFGSERDTQDAEREILPLLTDSVRAHSVSDVPLGIFLSGGIDSSSLVALASLAGQRPIKTVSVTFDEPAFDESVYARAVARQYGTQHGEVRLTRRDFFQELPRIFKAMDQPTVDGVNTYFVSKAAKAFGLTVVFAGIGGDEIFLGYQHLKHAAMLSCASQLMSHIPKVVRTPMVRTAYNAGLPYGRREKLTYLINPTQQNMYLLFRGLFGPQQIQELLGVTEREVRDLGVRIPGSPKQQPGAFVDALVSLEFHHYLQNQLLKDTDFMSMAHSIEVRVPFLDHPVVEYVLGVASAQRLRGRSPKPLLVNALGENLPRMVWDRPKKGFSFPFGEWLREDPGELEADVQDRRLFGSRAVEELWQQFRQGGVHWSRPWALSVLSRVMETQPAMAAASRATAAAPIEVRMTEAPAAGPGLELPIASSLSHHSSPAERGAPRSGQQHVLVLLTDLLDAVGGIQTFNRSLVKALDGIASAQGWKVELLVLNDRRRAGYQSQYFDPERVSCRSFERKTAAFAAAAVRHAKSSTTVIVGHVNFCPILPLMKRAAPSIYSILVAHGIEVWKSLPVFQRWGVGRVNEVLAVSDFTRDEMRLHNRLNGLAFTKFPDTLDPFYGGTSSGDARSRLGLGPGPMLLSVSRLDSTEFYKRIDLILEAMPGVIKQVPNALLVVVGEGTGKARLQRLAAQLRIDDKVRFTGRVAEQELPLYYQACDMFVLPSLKEGFGIVFLEAMQYGKPCIGARAAAVPEVIMDGETGLLAVPGDPRSLEQAIVTLIRDATLRQKMGQAGLHRLETNFSFQRFRQRLEEVLCRPPA; this is translated from the coding sequence CCGCGGGTTCAGGGATCCAGGTCGTGCTCGGAGCGCGGCGGCTGTCCATCATCGACTTGTCGGAAAAGGCGCGCATGCCGATGGGCAGCGCCGACGGCCGCACCTGGATCACCTACAACGGAGAAATCTACAACTTCCGCGAACTGCGCTGCGAATTGCAGCAACGCGGCTACCGTTTCCGCTGCGATTCCGACACCGAAGTCCTGCTGCACGGGTACGAGGAGTGGGGAGAAGGGCTGCTGCCGAGGCTCCGCGGTATGTTTGCCTGCGCCCTGTTGAGGACTGGCGAGGCACCCGGGTTGCTGCTTGCCAAAGACCGCTTCGGGATCAAGCCGCTGTATTACTTCGCGGACGACGAGCGCCTGCTGTTCGCCTCCGAAGTGCGTTCGATGATGGCGAGCGGACTGGTGCCGCAGCAGCACGACGTGGAAGCGATGGTGCGCTTCCTGCAGTTGGGATCGGTACCGCTGCCATTGACTACCATCCGGAACTTGCACGCATTGCCCGCGGCCCACCTGCTGTCGTGCGAGCGGCGCAAAGTGGCCGTCCGCAAGTACTGGGACCTGCACCAGTGCTTCGGTTCCGAACGGGATACCCAGGATGCGGAACGTGAAATTCTGCCATTGCTTACCGACTCTGTACGAGCGCACTCGGTGAGCGACGTTCCGCTGGGAATTTTTCTGAGCGGCGGAATCGATTCCTCGTCACTGGTAGCCCTGGCGAGCCTGGCCGGGCAGCGGCCCATTAAAACCGTATCGGTCACTTTTGACGAGCCCGCATTCGATGAGTCGGTCTACGCGCGAGCGGTGGCGCGGCAGTACGGCACGCAACATGGCGAAGTTCGGCTGACGCGGCGCGACTTCTTCCAGGAATTGCCGCGAATTTTCAAAGCTATGGATCAGCCCACCGTGGACGGCGTGAACACGTATTTCGTCTCCAAGGCGGCGAAGGCGTTCGGGCTGACGGTGGTGTTCGCGGGAATCGGGGGCGACGAGATTTTTCTCGGCTATCAGCATCTGAAGCACGCGGCCATGCTGAGCTGCGCCTCGCAACTGATGTCGCACATACCCAAGGTCGTGCGCACGCCGATGGTGAGGACGGCGTACAACGCCGGGCTGCCCTATGGACGGCGCGAGAAATTGACTTACCTGATCAATCCCACGCAGCAGAACATGTACCTGCTGTTCCGGGGCTTGTTCGGGCCGCAGCAGATCCAGGAGTTACTCGGCGTTACCGAGCGCGAAGTACGGGACCTCGGAGTGCGGATCCCGGGTTCGCCCAAGCAGCAGCCGGGCGCCTTTGTGGATGCGCTGGTCAGCCTGGAGTTTCACCATTACCTGCAGAACCAGTTGCTGAAGGACACGGACTTTATGAGCATGGCGCACTCCATTGAAGTGCGCGTGCCGTTCCTCGACCATCCCGTGGTGGAGTATGTGCTAGGGGTGGCTTCGGCGCAGAGACTGCGCGGACGCAGTCCCAAGCCGCTGCTGGTCAATGCGCTGGGAGAGAACTTGCCGCGGATGGTGTGGGATCGGCCGAAAAAAGGGTTCAGCTTTCCCTTCGGGGAATGGCTGCGGGAAGATCCGGGAGAACTGGAGGCGGATGTACAGGACCGGCGGCTGTTCGGCTCCCGGGCGGTGGAAGAATTGTGGCAACAGTTCCGGCAAGGCGGGGTGCACTGGTCGAGGCCATGGGCCTTGTCCGTGCTGTCGCGCGTGATGGAAACACAGCCGGCGATGGCCGCTGCTTCTCGCGCCACCGCAGCGGCGCCCATCGAGGTGCGGATGACGGAGGCCCCGGCGGCAGGACCGGGATTGGAATTACCAATTGCGTCATCGTTGTCGCACCACAGCTCGCCGGCGGAGCGCGGCGCTCCGCGCAGCGGACAGCAGCACGTGCTGGTGCTGCTGACGGACCTGTTGGATGCCGTCGGCGGTATCCAGACATTCAATCGTTCGCTGGTGAAGGCCCTGGACGGCATCGCCTCGGCGCAGGGATGGAAGGTCGAACTGCTGGTGTTGAATGATCGTCGCCGCGCCGGCTACCAGTCGCAATATTTCGATCCCGAACGGGTTTCTTGTCGCTCATTCGAGCGCAAGACGGCGGCGTTTGCCGCGGCAGCGGTGCGGCACGCCAAGAGCTCCACCACCGTGATCGTCGGTCACGTCAACTTCTGCCCGATCCTGCCGCTCATGAAGCGGGCGGCGCCCTCGATCTATTCCATCCTGGTAGCGCACGGCATTGAAGTATGGAAATCGCTTCCGGTGTTTCAGCGTTGGGGTGTTGGCCGCGTGAACGAAGTGCTGGCGGTAAGCGATTTCACGCGTGACGAGATGCGGTTGCATAACCGGCTGAATGGGCTGGCGTTTACCAAGTTTCCCGACACGCTCGATCCGTTTTATGGCGGCACCAGTTCCGGAGATGCTCGCTCCCGTCTAGGACTGGGGCCGGGGCCGATGCTGTTGAGTGTCTCGCGTCTGGACAGCACCGAGTTCTACAAGCGCATTGACCTGATCCTGGAAGCGATGCCGGGCGTCATCAAACAGGTTCCGAATGCACTCCTGGTAGTGGTGGGGGAAGGGACAGGCAAAGCGCGCCTGCAGCGGCTGGCGGCACAGCTGCGGATCGATGATAAAGTCCGATTCACCGGGCGCGTCGCCGAACAGGAATTGCCGCTGTACTACCAGGCGTGCGACATGTTTGTACTTCCCAGTCTCAAGGAGGGATTCGGCATCGTGTTCCTGGAGGCCATGCAATATGGCAAGCCCTGTATCGGGGCACGTGCTGCCGCGGTGCCGGAGGTGATCATGGACGGCGAGACGGGGCTGCTGGCGGTACCGGGAGACCCACGCAGCCTGGAACAGGCCATTGTCACCTTGATCAGAGACGCGACGTTGCGACAGAAGATGGGACAAGCCGGACTACACCGGCTGGAAACCAATTTTTCGTTTCAAAGATTCCGCCAGCGGCTTGAGGAGGTCCTGTGCCGACCACCGGCGTGA